One Streptomyces lincolnensis genomic region harbors:
- a CDS encoding acyl-CoA carboxylase subunit epsilon, whose translation MSTPDIRVEKGHAEPEEVAAITAILLARAAAQPADPTPTHRGRPRAGWRRLEREGGFRAPHSWR comes from the coding sequence ATGAGCACCCCTGACATCCGCGTCGAGAAGGGCCACGCCGAGCCCGAGGAAGTCGCCGCCATCACGGCGATCCTCCTGGCCCGCGCCGCCGCCCAGCCCGCCGACCCCACCCCGACCCACCGCGGCCGCCCCCGGGCCGGCTGGCGCCGCCTGGAGCGCGAGGGCGGCTTCCGCGCCCCGCACAGCTGGCGGTAA
- a CDS encoding roadblock/LC7 domain-containing protein, with protein sequence MSQAAQNLNWLITNFVDNTPGVSHTVVVSADGLLLAMSEGFPRDRADQLAAVASGLTSLTAGASRIFEGGAVNQTVVEMERGFLFIMSVSDGSSLAVLAHPEADIGLIGYEMALLVDRAGSVLTPDLRAELQGSLLN encoded by the coding sequence ATGAGCCAGGCGGCGCAGAACCTGAACTGGTTGATCACCAACTTCGTGGACAACACCCCGGGGGTGTCCCACACCGTGGTGGTCTCCGCCGACGGACTCCTTCTGGCGATGTCCGAAGGCTTTCCGCGCGACCGTGCCGACCAGCTTGCGGCCGTCGCCTCCGGTCTGACCTCGCTGACCGCGGGTGCCTCGCGCATCTTCGAGGGTGGCGCGGTGAACCAGACCGTTGTGGAGATGGAGCGGGGATTCCTGTTCATCATGTCCGTATCCGACGGTTCGTCGCTCGCGGTTCTGGCGCATCCGGAGGCGGACATCGGTCTCATCGGGTACGAGATGGCTCTTCTGGTGGACCGTGCCGGTTCGGTCCTGACGCCCGATCTGCGTGCGGAGCTCCAGGGGAGCCTGCTCAACTGA
- a CDS encoding acyl-CoA carboxylase subunit beta: MTVLDEAQGESTGEPTDARGRVAELHDIRAQALAGPSEKATEAQHAKGKLTARERIELLLDPGTFREVEQLRRHRAQGFGLEAKKPYTDGVITGWGTVEGRTVFVYAHDFRIFGGALGEAHATKIHKIMDMAIAAGAPLVSLNDGAGARIQEGVSALAGYGGIFQRNTKASGVIPQISVMLGPCAGGAAYSPALTDFVFMVRETSQMFITGPDVVKAVTGEEITQNGLGGADVHAETSGVCHFAYDDEETCLAEVRYLLSMLPQNNRENPPRAEATDAPERRSDVLLDLVPADGNRPYDMTKVIEEIVDDGDYLEIHERWARNIICALARLDGQVVGIVANQPSTLAGVLDIEASEKAARFVQMCDAFNIPIVTFLDVPGFLPGVDQEHGGIIRHGAKLLYAYCNATVPRISLILRKAYGGAYIVMDSQSIGADLTYAWPTNEIAVMGAEGAANVIFRRQIADAEDPEAMRARMVKEYKSELMHPYYAAERGLVDDVIDPAETREVLISSLAMLQTKHADLPSRKHGNPPQ, from the coding sequence ATGACCGTTTTGGATGAGGCGCAGGGTGAGTCGACGGGCGAGCCCACGGACGCGCGCGGGCGAGTGGCCGAACTGCACGACATCCGTGCGCAGGCCCTGGCCGGCCCGAGCGAGAAGGCGACCGAGGCGCAGCACGCCAAGGGCAAGCTGACCGCGCGGGAGCGCATCGAGCTGCTCCTCGACCCCGGTACCTTCCGGGAGGTCGAGCAACTGCGCCGGCACCGGGCCCAGGGCTTCGGCCTGGAGGCCAAGAAGCCGTACACCGACGGTGTCATCACCGGCTGGGGCACGGTGGAGGGCCGGACGGTCTTCGTGTACGCGCACGACTTCCGGATCTTCGGCGGCGCGCTGGGCGAGGCCCATGCCACGAAGATCCACAAGATCATGGACATGGCCATCGCGGCCGGTGCCCCGCTGGTCTCCCTGAACGACGGCGCGGGCGCCCGTATCCAGGAGGGCGTCTCCGCCCTCGCCGGCTACGGCGGCATCTTCCAGCGCAACACCAAGGCCTCCGGGGTCATCCCGCAGATCTCGGTGATGCTCGGCCCGTGCGCGGGCGGCGCGGCCTACAGCCCCGCCCTCACCGACTTCGTGTTCATGGTCCGCGAGACGTCCCAGATGTTCATCACCGGCCCGGACGTCGTCAAGGCGGTCACCGGCGAGGAGATCACCCAGAACGGCCTGGGCGGCGCGGACGTGCACGCCGAGACCTCCGGCGTGTGCCACTTCGCCTACGACGACGAGGAGACGTGCCTCGCCGAGGTGCGCTACCTGCTGTCGATGCTCCCGCAGAACAACCGCGAGAACCCGCCCCGCGCGGAGGCCACCGACGCGCCGGAGCGCCGCTCGGACGTCCTGCTCGACCTGGTCCCGGCCGACGGCAACCGTCCGTACGACATGACCAAGGTCATCGAGGAGATCGTCGACGACGGCGACTACCTGGAGATCCACGAGCGCTGGGCCCGCAACATCATCTGCGCCCTGGCCCGGCTGGACGGCCAGGTCGTCGGCATCGTGGCGAACCAGCCGTCGACGCTGGCCGGTGTCCTGGACATCGAGGCATCCGAAAAAGCTGCACGTTTCGTCCAGATGTGTGACGCTTTTAACATCCCGATCGTCACTTTCCTGGACGTCCCCGGGTTCCTCCCGGGCGTCGACCAGGAGCACGGCGGCATCATCCGCCACGGCGCGAAGCTGCTCTACGCCTACTGCAACGCGACCGTGCCGCGGATCTCGCTGATCCTGCGCAAGGCCTACGGGGGTGCCTACATCGTCATGGACAGCCAGTCCATCGGCGCCGACCTCACCTACGCCTGGCCGACGAACGAGATCGCCGTGATGGGCGCGGAAGGCGCGGCCAACGTCATCTTCCGCCGCCAGATCGCCGACGCCGAGGACCCCGAGGCCATGCGGGCCCGCATGGTCAAGGAGTACAAGTCCGAGCTCATGCACCCCTACTACGCGGCCGAGCGCGGCCTGGTCGACGACGTCATCGACCCGGCCGAGACCCGCGAGGTCCTCATCTCCTCGCTCGCGATGCTCCAGACCAAGCACGCCGACCTGCCCTCCCGCAAGCACGGCAACCCCCCGCAGTAA
- a CDS encoding nitrate- and nitrite sensing domain-containing protein, protein MRRSKNGPEPSARGNFTPPPRGAAPAPVPGSEPTAVPAPSGGRLSPRNWRVPTRLNAILLIPVMVGLVMGGFQVKSSIDTWQEAEDAENTARLVRAALAYGNELLVERDVTAAPLLQGKGQKDPTVVQARANTDKAADAFDEAVKSMPDRANLVRRLDRFREVEPKLTDLRKAAYTDRLDGVETEEGYVETEHRLLEFANELGLGTGNITSYGRTVYAISLTKGAVSLDRSIGMHMLIKPGPDAADLAKQRVALSSYAYLEGIAIQEYQSGGTEEDNAKLVEAVRQIRAEGARMAQEAKAKDPDYVPPPSGDTAMVTRLGALSSTDPSARAELAQQGVTAQNWWALTTLKFNAYNKIETDLANTAVSEASDIADSAKRDALITGAAVVVALLAAFILAGMVARQMSRAMRQLRNAAFGIAEQRLPMLVDQLSRTDPGRVDTRVQPIPINTRDEIGEVARAFDQVHREAVRLASEQALLRGNINAIFTNLSRRNQSLIEGQLTLITDLENNEADPDQLENLFKLDHLATRMRRNGENLLVLAGEEPGRRWDQPVPLVDVLRAASSEVEQYERIELSGVPEAEIHGRAVTDLVHLLAELLENATTFSSPQTKVRVTATRLPDGRIMIEIHDKGIGLTAEDFADINHKLANPPTVDAAISQRMGLFVVGRLSDRHGIRVQLRPSGEQAGTTSLVMLPDAITHGGGGGEQQPMQDEFTVSQIIPEQRYQGEDFSNGLPMRTAAELGFDDSRYAEVPDDIRELDPVGRSLMREERRAALEAQNHGQESPESAAYAEGFDARSGYGNAQGDFQEQQHPDPAAFDRQPAYEEPQQPAYEEQQQPAYEEQQQPAYEEQQRPAYDEQYYAPNGGLPQNDLFSPNGGQNGSVPQNGGYPSNGGYPEPSYTEPAQEEPAPAQGAAPERFSAFEEPSYQDDWPQSDGYRNGYPDQYAPEAESAQAADVSEQDRVGFDRPGPGPSTAGHQLTDAGLPRRGSTAGGANGSNGTRPANQEPPASTPESNGTDSWRSANDARWQQASQLRKPKAGGVTSSGLPRRVPKANLVEGAAESTPQGGPQVSRAPEDIRGRLSNLRRGVQRGRTAGSETNGQGFGSDSTYNQER, encoded by the coding sequence GCTCGTCGAGCGTGACGTCACCGCCGCGCCCCTGCTCCAGGGCAAGGGCCAGAAGGACCCGACGGTCGTCCAGGCCCGTGCGAACACCGACAAGGCGGCCGACGCCTTCGACGAGGCCGTCAAGAGCATGCCGGACCGGGCCAACCTGGTGCGCCGCCTGGACCGCTTCCGCGAGGTCGAGCCGAAGCTGACGGACCTGCGCAAGGCCGCCTACACCGACCGGCTCGACGGCGTGGAGACCGAAGAGGGCTACGTCGAGACCGAGCACCGGCTGCTGGAGTTCGCCAACGAGCTCGGCCTGGGCACCGGCAACATCACCAGCTACGGCCGTACGGTCTACGCGATCTCGCTGACCAAGGGCGCGGTCTCCCTGGACCGTTCCATCGGTATGCACATGCTGATCAAGCCCGGCCCCGACGCCGCGGACCTGGCCAAGCAGCGCGTCGCCCTGTCCTCGTACGCCTACCTGGAGGGCATCGCCATCCAGGAGTACCAGAGCGGCGGTACCGAGGAGGACAACGCCAAGCTGGTCGAGGCAGTCCGGCAGATCAGGGCCGAGGGCGCGCGGATGGCCCAGGAGGCCAAGGCCAAGGACCCGGACTACGTGCCGCCGCCCTCCGGTGACACCGCGATGGTCACCCGGCTCGGCGCGCTGTCCTCGACGGACCCCAGCGCCCGTGCCGAGCTGGCCCAGCAGGGCGTCACCGCGCAGAACTGGTGGGCGCTCACCACGCTCAAGTTCAACGCGTACAACAAGATCGAGACGGATCTGGCCAACACCGCGGTGAGCGAGGCCTCCGACATCGCCGACAGCGCCAAGCGGGACGCGCTGATCACCGGTGCCGCCGTCGTCGTCGCCCTGCTCGCCGCGTTCATCCTGGCCGGCATGGTGGCCCGCCAGATGTCCCGTGCGATGCGCCAGCTGCGCAACGCCGCCTTCGGTATCGCCGAGCAGCGGCTGCCGATGCTGGTCGACCAGCTCTCGCGCACCGACCCGGGCCGGGTGGACACCCGTGTCCAGCCCATCCCGATCAACACCCGGGACGAGATCGGCGAGGTCGCCCGCGCCTTCGACCAGGTCCACCGCGAGGCGGTCCGGCTCGCCTCCGAGCAGGCCCTGCTGCGGGGCAACATCAACGCGATCTTCACCAACCTCTCGCGCCGCAACCAGTCCCTGATCGAGGGCCAGCTGACCCTGATCACCGACCTGGAGAACAACGAGGCGGACCCGGACCAGCTGGAGAACCTCTTCAAGCTGGACCACCTGGCCACCCGTATGCGCCGCAACGGCGAGAACCTCCTGGTCCTCGCCGGCGAGGAGCCCGGCCGCCGCTGGGACCAGCCGGTCCCGCTGGTCGACGTGCTGCGCGCCGCCTCCTCCGAGGTGGAGCAGTACGAGCGCATCGAGCTGTCCGGCGTCCCGGAGGCCGAGATCCACGGCCGCGCGGTCACCGACCTCGTGCACCTGCTCGCCGAGCTGCTGGAGAACGCCACCACGTTCTCCTCGCCGCAGACCAAGGTCCGCGTCACCGCGACCCGTCTCCCCGACGGCCGCATCATGATCGAGATCCACGACAAGGGCATCGGTCTGACCGCCGAGGACTTCGCGGACATCAACCACAAGCTCGCGAACCCGCCCACCGTGGACGCCGCGATCTCGCAGCGCATGGGCCTCTTCGTGGTCGGCCGCCTCTCCGACCGGCACGGCATCCGCGTCCAGCTGCGCCCCTCCGGCGAGCAGGCCGGCACGACCTCCCTGGTCATGCTGCCCGACGCGATCACCCACGGCGGTGGCGGCGGCGAGCAGCAGCCGATGCAGGACGAGTTCACCGTCTCGCAGATCATCCCGGAGCAGCGCTACCAGGGCGAGGACTTCAGCAACGGCCTGCCGATGCGCACGGCCGCGGAGCTGGGCTTCGACGACAGCCGCTACGCCGAGGTCCCGGACGACATACGTGAGCTGGACCCGGTGGGCCGCTCCCTGATGCGCGAGGAGCGCCGGGCGGCCCTGGAGGCCCAGAACCACGGCCAGGAGTCCCCGGAGTCCGCCGCCTACGCCGAGGGCTTCGACGCCCGGTCCGGCTACGGCAACGCCCAGGGCGACTTCCAGGAGCAGCAGCACCCCGACCCCGCCGCGTTCGACCGGCAGCCCGCCTACGAAGAGCCGCAGCAGCCGGCGTACGAAGAGCAGCAGCAGCCGGCGTACGAAGAGCAGCAGCAGCCGGCGTACGAAGAGCAGCAGCGCCCGGCGTACGACGAGCAGTACTACGCGCCGAACGGCGGTCTGCCGCAGAACGACCTGTTCTCCCCGAACGGCGGCCAGAACGGCTCCGTGCCGCAGAACGGCGGCTACCCGTCGAACGGCGGCTACCCGGAGCCCTCGTATACGGAGCCGGCTCAGGAGGAGCCCGCGCCGGCCCAGGGTGCGGCGCCGGAGAGGTTCTCGGCGTTCGAAGAGCCGTCCTACCAGGATGACTGGCCGCAGTCGGACGGCTACCGGAACGGATACCCGGACCAGTACGCTCCGGAAGCGGAATCCGCGCAGGCCGCTGACGTGAGCGAGCAGGACCGCGTAGGCTTCGACCGTCCGGGGCCGGGCCCCTCCACCGCGGGTCACCAGCTGACCGACGCCGGCCTTCCCCGCCGCGGATCCACCGCGGGCGGCGCGAACGGCTCGAACGGCACGCGGCCTGCGAACCAGGAGCCGCCGGCCTCCACGCCGGAGAGCAACGGCACCGACTCCTGGCGCTCGGCGAACGACGCGCGCTGGCAGCAGGCCTCGCAGCTCCGGAAGCCCAAGGCGGGCGGGGTCACCTCCTCCGGCCTGCCGCGGCGGGTGCCCAAGGCCAACCTGGTCGAGGGAGCCGCCGAGTCGACCCCACAGGGCGGCCCACAGGTCTCCCGCGCCCCCGAGGACATCCGGGGCAGGCTGAGCAACCTGCGCCGCGGTGTCCAGCGAGGACGCACCGCAGGCAGTGAAACGAACGGTCAGGGCTTCGGTTCTGACAGCACCTACAACCAGGAGCGTTAG
- a CDS encoding GTP-binding protein gives MDFASSSGGPSRSTTSAKIVVAGGFGVGKTTFVGAVSEINPLRTEAVMTSASAGIDDLTHTGDKTTTTVAMDFGRITLDQDLILYLFGTPGQDRFWFMWDDLVRGAIGAIVLVDTRRLADCFPAVDYFENSGLPFVIALNGFDGNQPYNPDEVREALQIGPDTPIITTDARHRADAKSALITLVEHALMARLR, from the coding sequence GTGGACTTCGCAAGCTCTAGCGGAGGGCCTTCCCGCTCCACCACGTCCGCGAAGATCGTGGTGGCTGGCGGCTTCGGCGTGGGCAAGACCACGTTCGTCGGCGCCGTCTCGGAGATCAACCCGCTGCGCACCGAGGCCGTCATGACGTCCGCGAGCGCGGGCATCGACGACCTCACCCACACCGGAGACAAGACCACGACCACCGTGGCCATGGACTTCGGCCGTATCACCCTCGACCAGGACCTGATCCTTTACCTCTTCGGTACGCCCGGCCAGGACCGCTTCTGGTTCATGTGGGACGACCTGGTGCGCGGCGCGATCGGCGCGATCGTCCTCGTCGACACGAGGCGTCTTGCCGACTGCTTCCCGGCGGTCGACTACTTCGAGAACTCGGGGCTTCCTTTTGTGATTGCCCTGAACGGGTTCGACGGGAACCAGCCGTACAACCCGGACGAGGTCCGGGAAGCCCTGCAGATCGGTCCCGACACCCCGATCATCACGACGGACGCGCGGCATCGGGCCGATGCGAAGTCCGCGCTCATCACGCTGGTGGAGCATGCGTTGATGGCTCGTCTTCGGTAG
- a CDS encoding DUF742 domain-containing protein, which produces MATPPGGSSAGDWSYGPAQGGQGDGSQNPNRYNFPSAPSQRRQQPYAPQGPQGPGPSPYDQPPAPRIQPVQPHRRTPEPSPAGGASNPLVRPYAMTGGRTRPRYQLAIEALVHTTAQPHQMQGQLPEHQRICHLCREIKSVAEISALLTIPLGVARILVADLAEAGLVAIHQPGGDENAGGQPDVTLLERVLSGLRKL; this is translated from the coding sequence GTGGCAACACCCCCAGGCGGTTCGTCAGCGGGCGATTGGTCGTACGGCCCTGCCCAGGGCGGCCAGGGTGACGGTTCGCAGAACCCGAACCGGTACAACTTCCCCTCCGCACCGAGCCAGCGGCGTCAGCAGCCGTACGCGCCCCAGGGCCCCCAGGGTCCCGGGCCGTCGCCGTACGACCAGCCGCCGGCCCCGCGCATCCAGCCCGTGCAGCCACACCGACGCACCCCTGAGCCTTCACCCGCGGGAGGCGCCAGCAACCCGCTGGTGCGCCCGTACGCCATGACGGGCGGCCGCACCCGCCCGCGCTACCAGCTCGCCATCGAGGCACTGGTGCACACCACCGCGCAGCCGCATCAGATGCAGGGCCAGTTGCCCGAGCATCAGCGGATCTGCCACCTCTGCCGGGAAATCAAGTCGGTCGCCGAGATCTCGGCGCTCCTCACGATCCCTCTCGGCGTGGCCAGGATCCTCGTCGCCGACTTGGCGGAGGCGGGCCTGGTCGCCATTCATCAGCCCGGCGGCGACGAGAACGCCGGCGGCCAGCCAGACGTGACACTGCTCGAAAGGGTGCTCAGTGGACTTCGCAAGCTCTAG